The following coding sequences are from one Gadus macrocephalus chromosome 3, ASM3116895v1 window:
- the mfng gene encoding beta-1,3-N-acetylglucosaminyltransferase manic fringe isoform X2 — MSAEYDHFMASDKRWLCHVDDDNYVNGEGLRALLASFPQDGSFYVGKPSLDRPITAHELLEDNTTREVSFWFATGGAGFCLSRRLAERMLPWARGVRFQQTSARIRLPDDCTVGFIVERRLGVSLVQSLLFHSHLENLLLLTPASIPWQATLSYGMIENKINSIELKGAFSKEDDPSRFKTVHCRLYPLTSWCP, encoded by the exons ATGTCTGCTGAGTATGACCACTTCATGGCGTCTGACAAGAG GTGGCTGTGTCACGTGGACGACGACAACTACGTCAACGGGGAGGGGCTCCGGGCCCTGCTGGCCTCCTTCCCCCAGGACGGCAGCTTCTACGTCGGCAAACCCAGCCTGGACCGGCCCATCACTGCTCatgagctgctggaggacaacaCCACG AGGGAGGTCAGTTTCTGGTTTGCCACAGGGGGCGCCGGCTTCTGTCTGAGCCGACGGTTGGCAGAGAGGATGCTGCCCTGGGCCCG CGGTGTGCGGTTCCAGCAGACCTCGGCCCGGATCCGCCTGCCGGACGACTGCACCGTGGGCTTCATCGTGGAGCGCAGGCTGGGGGTCTCGCTGGTCCAAAGCCTCCTCTTCCACTCCCACCTGGAGAACCTTCTGCTGCTCACCCCGGCAAGCATACCTTGGCAG GCGACATTGAGCTACGGCATGATTGAGAACAAGATTAACAGCATCGAACTGAAAGGAGCCTTCTCCAAAGAGGACGACCCCTCCAG
- the mfng gene encoding beta-1,3-N-acetylglucosaminyltransferase manic fringe isoform X1, with the protein MYARWKLLIFPGFVVTFFVIIYLDGQLRTRHHRGPLPGLFQRSIQEARAPGRDAPSPASVLAPRRDLLPRRNSAPERRFVDQSQLKLADIFLAVKTSGKFHKTRLALLMETWIARTKTHTYIFTDTKDEDISSEGFNLVVTDCLSDHSQQALSCKMSAEYDHFMASDKRWLCHVDDDNYVNGEGLRALLASFPQDGSFYVGKPSLDRPITAHELLEDNTTREVSFWFATGGAGFCLSRRLAERMLPWARGVRFQQTSARIRLPDDCTVGFIVERRLGVSLVQSLLFHSHLENLLLLTPASIPWQATLSYGMIENKINSIELKGAFSKEDDPSRFKTVHCRLYPLTSWCP; encoded by the exons ATGTATGCGAGATGGAAACTTCTCATCTTCCCAGGTTTTGTGGTCACGTTTTTCGTAATCATCTACTTGGACGGTCAACTGCGAACGCGTCATCACAGAGGTCCGCTGCCGGGTCTGTTCCAGCGGTCCATCCAGGAGGCGCGGGCCCCGGGGAGGGACGCGCCGAGCCCGGCCAGCGTCCTGGCACCACGCCGTGACCTTCTCCCCAGGAGAAACAGTGCTCCCGAGCGCAGGTTCGTCGACCAGTCGCAGCTGAAGTTGGCTGATATATTCTTGGCGGTGAAGACGAGTGGTAAATTCCATAAGACTCGTCTGGCCCTTCTCATGGAGACGTGGATAGCGCGGACCAAGACGCAC ACATATATTTTCACAGACACCAAAGATGAAGACATCTCATCTGAAG gCTTTAACCTGGTGGTAACAGACTGTCTGTCGGACCACAGCCAGCAGGCTCTGTCCTGCAAGATGTCTGCTGAGTATGACCACTTCATGGCGTCTGACAAGAG GTGGCTGTGTCACGTGGACGACGACAACTACGTCAACGGGGAGGGGCTCCGGGCCCTGCTGGCCTCCTTCCCCCAGGACGGCAGCTTCTACGTCGGCAAACCCAGCCTGGACCGGCCCATCACTGCTCatgagctgctggaggacaacaCCACG AGGGAGGTCAGTTTCTGGTTTGCCACAGGGGGCGCCGGCTTCTGTCTGAGCCGACGGTTGGCAGAGAGGATGCTGCCCTGGGCCCG CGGTGTGCGGTTCCAGCAGACCTCGGCCCGGATCCGCCTGCCGGACGACTGCACCGTGGGCTTCATCGTGGAGCGCAGGCTGGGGGTCTCGCTGGTCCAAAGCCTCCTCTTCCACTCCCACCTGGAGAACCTTCTGCTGCTCACCCCGGCAAGCATACCTTGGCAG GCGACATTGAGCTACGGCATGATTGAGAACAAGATTAACAGCATCGAACTGAAAGGAGCCTTCTCCAAAGAGGACGACCCCTCCAG